TAAACCCGTAGGGCCCTGACCTGGAAGGAGCTCATTTTAAAAAGTCTTATTTGGCCCCTGTAATCAAAGCCCTCCCGTTCACCCATACCCTATACAGAAATGGACCAATACTCGCCTACTTCTCTCTACTCGATCGCGGAGGAGGTCACCCCTCAAGACCATGGGATTCTATGCGGTGGTGGCACTTCTTCCAATCTCGAGCGCCTTCCATCCCGCCTCCAGCGATCGAAGACAACATCAAGAAGCATGAAGAAACAGATCGAAGACCTCGCGTACGAAGTGAGCTACCTAAAAGCAGAGCTCTTATGGCACTCTGAATCCAAACAGGCGCTGCTCCAGCTGCAGGAGCAAATGTACCAGCTGTTTCATAAAATGGAGGACGCTCTTATTCAAGTGACTACTCGCCtccaagaagcagaacagCGTTATCTGGGTCTGTGGGGTATTACCCCAAATGCGAATACTGAAGAAGGTGTGATCTGAATGAAATTACGGAAAATGGGATTTGGGAAAGTTGGCTGGACTGGTGATTGACACGACATTACTGTATGAAACATGGGCATGCTTTTGTACTACGGATGCTAGCTAGTGGCCATCAAATAATTTCTCTTCAGTGCAAAATCAGAAATTGATAATCTCTAGGCTGAGTGGCGACCAATAGGCTCCGTATTTTACAGATTCATTGTTTCGAAATGCCAGATATAAATGGACTTGCCCCGAAGTTTCTCCCCGGAGAACCCTCCATCACTTGCAATTCAGTGGCATCCTACGACACTCAACAATGGCGCAGGAAAACGTTTCATGGCAACGCGGAGTCTGtgactgctcttcttcctgcgATGTGTGTAGGTAAAACCCTGCTCTGGTTGAACACAGCAAACGCCAACTCATATACCCCATAGGTCTTTGCGCAACATTTACTCCTTGCTGTCTGTTCAACAGAATAGGTACCCAATTCAAGGGCCATGACGCTCAAAGCTGCGGTTGGGATGTAAGTATTCGGGCAGGATGTGTTGTACAACCTGCTGAACAGTGATGCAGTGCTGCATGTATTTCTCAGTTGGTTGTGTCCTCGGTCTTCCATGCATCCCTTTGGGATTTCGACGATACGCAATCCGGAATGAATATAAAATCAAGGGTAACGGCCTAACGGACTGCCTGGCAGCATGgtgttgctcttgctgcgTTCTACATCAGCTGGACTGGGAGACAAAACACCGTCCATCTGCCCAGCAGGAAGGGTATCAACGACCGTCGGGCATGGCCTACAATACACGGAAATAAGCGGGAAGCCAATCATGTCTCTGGAGCGTGTATTTAAGATGACTTGTTAAATTTATCCTCTCGCAGAAATACAATACTGGGTTATATGCTATATGCCCCGCTGATAACTTACAGACTGACGATTTGTAAAATACCGTGGGGTGATAATTCGCTCACCTGGCTGTTGTAAATTTAATGCTTAGGAAACGCCGGCTAATTCTTTGGGAAAGTTAATCTACTCCAGGTTTCCTGGACTGGTTAGTGGTATTTCACTCTCTTGGCATGTTTTAGACCGAGGAAAGCCTGGTCAGTTCAAGATTGAACGACGAGCTTGAGTGTGCCCGAGTTTTGAGAGATTTAAATACTGTAGCTCTAACATATAGGTCGCCACTGTCGACGCCTTCTACTGCGTCTTTGACTTGGTTGAAGAGCACCAGGGGCTGCTCACTTCTACTATCGTGCCCAGACCGATTCTAC
The DNA window shown above is from Aspergillus fumigatus Af293 chromosome 1, whole genome shotgun sequence and carries:
- a CDS encoding PLAC8 family protein; its protein translation is MAQENVSWQRGVCDCSSSCDVCLCATFTPCCLFNRIGTQFKGHDAQSCGWDCCMYFSVGCVLGLPCIPLGFRRYAIRNEYKIKAWCCSCCVLHQLDWETKHRPSAQQEGYQRPSGMAYNTRK